A stretch of Procambarus clarkii isolate CNS0578487 chromosome 20, FALCON_Pclarkii_2.0, whole genome shotgun sequence DNA encodes these proteins:
- the LOC123755245 gene encoding uncharacterized protein: MAVWERKQKVSRVVREYVRFLVIGAFSTCAFLNLALQAGAGLQYYCQEECLIKILKAPISSMDTDVILHMRKYWVEEPAPRGSYKPVFALDNPPWALMNNWMEAYKVVNDYFKQYKVPGTFMEIGANDGEFQSMSLYVEQQLGFRGVLVEPDLRAYTRLRLLRRSAYTINACATPDYGHRMDQLWIRRTPANLPPLLYRLQKSNNKLLQYVSLDDRDLGRTVPVQCFNAGAMAVAALKTKVLDLLVISTHGGEIDILHTIPASVSFKMLVIITPIASEDDKDYLVKATDSRGLMPVFIKYNINIFLLKSLVVTKG; encoded by the exons ATGGCCGTGTGGGAGAGGAAGCAGAAGGTGTCAAGGGTGGTGCGTGAGTACGTGAGGTTCCTGGTGATCGGGGCGTTCTCCACCTGCGCCTTCCTTAACCTCGCCCTCCAGGCTGGCGCCGGACTACAGTACTACTGCCAAGAAG AGTGCCTCATCAAAATTCTGAAGGCGCCAATTTCATCTATGGACACGGACGTGATACTGCACATGAGGAAGTACTGGGTGGAGGAGCCAGCGCCCCGCGGGTCCTACAAGCCAGTCTTCGCCCTTGATAACCCGCCCTGGGCTCTGATGAACAACTGGATGGAGGCTTACAAGGTCGTTAATGATTACTTCAAACAGTACAAG GTTCCAGGAACGTTTATGGAAATCGGTGCCAACGACGGTGAATTCCAGTCGATGAGCCTGTACGTAGAGCAGCAGCTAGGGTTCCGCGGGGTGCTGGTGGAGCCCGACCTGCGGGCCTACACCAGGCTCCGGCTCCTGCGCAGGTCAGCCTACACAATCAACGCCTGCGCAACTCCAGATTATGGTCACAGAATG GATCAGCTGTGGATCCGGAGGACTCCTGCCAACCTTCCGCCTCTCCTCTACAGACTACAGAAGAGCAACAACAAACTCCTTCAGTACGTCTCATTGGAC GACCGTGACCTGGGCAGGACAGTGCCCGTACAGTGCTTCAACGCTGGAGCCATGGCCGTGGCGGCCCTCAAGACCAAGGTTCTCGACCTCTTGGTCATCTCTACACACGGGGGAGAGATAGATATTCTTCACACCATCCCAGCGTCTGTTAGCTTCAAG ATGCTGGTGATTATTACCCCAATAGCGAGCGAAGACGACAAGGATTACCTAGTTAAAGCGACTGACTCAAGAGGCCTGATGCCAGTCTTCATCAAGTATAACATCAACATCTTCCTTCTTAAAAGCCTCGTGGTGACAAAgggatag
- the LOC123755561 gene encoding uncharacterized protein yields MVNLLTRSMSHLGQTASWVVRKYVRFLVIGAFSTCAFLNLALHAGAGLQYYCREECVEGIMRRPVPSLDSAAVAHIRKVWVDEPAPPGLYKPDFTLDNPPWSALSNWGEAYKFVNNYFKNYEKPGTFMEIGAQDGEFMSLTLFVEQQLGFRGVLVEPNPFDYQKLRAMRRPALSINACATPAGGHRKDKLWLRYTPENLPSLLRRVQEGSNRLVQYVSPEDQDLGKTVDVQCFNAGAMALAALRTAVVDLLVISTHGGELDILYSISLRVHFRMVVLMVPLATQEEIEELKKVAKSRGLTPAFDKHSIHILIPEHEVKYV; encoded by the exons ATGGTTAATCTG TTGACGAGGTCGATGAGCCATCTGGGGCAGACGGCGTCGTGGGTGGTGCGCAAGTACGTGAGGTTCCTGGTGATCGGGGCGTTCTCCACCTGCGCCTTCCTTAACCTCGCCCTCCACGCTGGCGCCGGACTACAGTACTACTGCCGCGAAG AGTGCGTGGAGGGGATAATGCGTAGGCCAGTGCCATCACTGGACTCTGCCGCCGTGGCGCACATCAGGAAGGTGTGGGTGGACGAGCCAGCACCGCCGGGGCTCTACAAGCCAGACTTCACCCTCGACAACCCGCCGTGGTCTGCCTTGAGCAACTGGGGAGAAGCCTACAAGTTTGTCAATAACTATTTCAAAAACTATGAG AAACCTGGAACCTTCATGGAGATCGGGGCCCAGGACGGAGAGTTCATGTCCCTCACGTTGTTTGTGGAGCAGCAGCTGGGGTTCCGCGGGGTGCTGGTCGAACCCAACCCCTTCGACTACCAGAAGCTGCGGGCCATGCGACGGCCTGCCCTCTCCATCAACGCCTGTGCTACTCCCGCAGGCGGCCACAGAAAG gacAAGCTGTGGCTGCGGTACACTCCAGAGAACCTGCCTTCACTACTGCGTCGGGTCCAGGAGGGAAGCAACAGACTTGTGCAGTATGTTTCTCCTGAG GACCAGGACCTGGGGAAGACCGTAGACGTGCAGTGTTTCAATGCCGGGGCAATGGCCCTGGCCGCCCTCCGCACGGCAGTCGTCGACCTGCTCGTCATCTCCACCCACGGCGGCGAACTCGACATTCTTTACAGCATTTCTCTCCGTGTCCACTTCAGG ATGGTGGTCCTGATGGTTCCTCTGGCCACGCAGGAAGAGATTGAGGAGCTGAAAAAAGTAGCAAAATCTCGAGGCCTGACGCCCGCCTTCGACAAGCACAGCATCCACATCCTTATTCCCGAACATGAAGTCAAATATGTCTAG